Sequence from the Pongo pygmaeus isolate AG05252 chromosome 23, NHGRI_mPonPyg2-v2.0_pri, whole genome shotgun sequence genome:
catacctgtaatcccagcactttgggaggccaaggcaagaggaccacttgaggccacgagttcaataccagcctggccaacatagtgggacccccgCCCCCcgtacaaaaaataagaaaattagacaTGGTGGCATGAAGCTGTggcctcagctactcgggaaggtgaggtggggaggatcacttgagcccaggagttgaaggctgcagtgagctacgatcataccacttacacaccagcctgggtggcagagtgagaccctatctccaaagaacagaaaacaaagcaagactctgatAACAGAACCACCAGTAAAATCAAAGTATCGTCCACTGCTGACCTAATcagattaacaaaaaaaaaagtgggggagagGAGGACATTCTCTTCCTCCCCAAACTCAGGCTACTACTCCAGGAGAACACAGGAAACATTATAGTAGTCCCCACCATCAGAGGGGGATAAGATCCAAGACcacccagtggatgcctgaaacctcacATAGTACAGAACCCTCTACAACTTATGCacaactttctttttccttcttcacagttTCACAAATAGAAGATTCGTTCTTACCATAGATGTTACCAGCCTCAGcatacaaatttttttatttccttattaaatTGAGATCTTTCACCTTTTCAGTAAAAGGAAACACTTTACAGCTTCTCTTTGCAATATCGAAATTGCCAGCATCTtttgctttggggccattattaaatacaagggtgacttgaacacaagcactgcaaaACCACGTAATTTAAGACttatgaattgatttttttttttttgaaacagagtctcactcagtcacccaggctggagtgcagtggcacagtcttggctcactgcacctccacctcctgggttcaagcaattctcctgccttagccttccaagtagctgggattacaggcgcacaccaccatgcctggctaatttgtatattttttttagtagagacagggttttcaccgtattggccagcctggtctcaaactcctgacctcaggtgatcctcaggcccacctcagcctcccaaagtgctagggttacaggcatgagccaccacgcccagccatgaatTGACTATTTTTTATGAATTTTCCACTTAATAGCTTCAGATTGCAGCTGACCATTGGTAACTGAAACTACTACCGCTGATAAAGAGGGACTACGATACCCACACTGATTGTATTTACACAGCTTTCAAGATACAAAGGTtctgccaggtgtagtggctcatgtctgtaatcccagcactttgggaggccaacgcaggtagactgcttgagcccaggaattcaagaccagcctgggcaccgtGGTGAAATCCAgtatctacagaaaatacaaaaaattagcagggcatggtggtgtgcacctgtagtcccagctacttgggaggctgaggtgggaggatcacttgagtccaggaggttaaggctgcagtgagccgtgatcgagcctgcactccagcctgagtgacagagcgagaccctgtctcaagagaaaaaaaaaaaaaaaaaaaaaagatacaaaggtTCTGAtgagttttctttaaaacataCCAGGAAGGTAATGCCAAAACTGAGTATGCCGCTCCAGGGACTGCTGGTCTGATACTACCTGAGCCAGGCTGAGTCTTCCCCACAGCTTTTTAAGCAAGACAGGACAACTGGAGAAAATGTGTCAACAAGTTGCTATGAGAGATTAGAGGCAAGCAGATCTGGAGTCAGACACTTGAGTGAAACTGTGCATGACTTTAGGTAGATCACAACTTCTCTaaacctgttttctcatctgaaaataagTAGACAGACCATGAGGATTAAGTGAAGTGATGCATGTAAtactccccccacccacccatgcTTGCTATCTGGGAGCTATTGTTATTGGAAAGCCATGCAGAGAAGTGAGTGAAAAACCAAAGTGAGGGCAGCAAAACTCCAGGACTGTAGACAGAAGTCCAGTCCCAAAacctataaaactactagaagaaaacactggggaagtGCTCCAGGACACTCATCTTGGGCACAGGTTTTTTgcgtaagacctcaaaagcacaggcaactaaagcaaaaacagacaactgGGATttcatcaagctaaaaagcttctgcacagccaagaaaataatcaacaaagtgaagagacaacccacagaatgggaaaaaacatttccaaactagccatctgacaagggatgaataaccagaatatataaggagatGAAACTCAActgcaaaaagacaaataatccaatttaagaAATgggcaagccaggcatggtgccccacatctgtaatcccagcactttgggaggccaaggtgggtggatcatctgaggtcaggagttcaagaccagcctggtcaacatggcgaaaccacatctctactaaaaatacaaaaaattagctgggtgtggcagctcgtgcctgtaatcccagctacttggtaggctgagacacgagaatcacttgaactcaggagacggagacagaggttgcagtgagccgagatcacaccactgcactcgaggctaggtgacagagtaagattctgtctcaaaaaaaagaaatgggcaaaagatccgaacagacatttctcaaaagaaaacatacaaatggccaacaggtatatttaaaaaatgctcaacatcactgatcactagagaaatacaaatcaaaactacagtgaggcccgggcgcagtggctcatgcctgaaatcccagcacattgggaggcggaggcgggcagatcacttgaggtcaggagtttgagaccagcctggccaacatggtgaaaccctgtctccactaaaaatatgaaaatcagctgggcatggtggcaggcgtctataatcccagggaggctgaggcaggagaatcccttgaaaacaggaggcagaggaggcagtaagccaaaatcgcgccactgcattccagcctgggcaacagagtaagactctgtctagaacaaacaaacaaacaaaaaaacccacaatgagataccatctcacccaaGTTAAAATGATTTGTataaaagataggcaataacagatgctggaaagaatgtggagaaaggggaactgtATAGAGTGCCCTTGACATAAGTAATTTTATCTTAGAAAAAGGCtctatcttatattttaaaaggcattaTGCCAACAGAGACCAGATGTTTGTCTAATTAATAAAGACTGTactggccatgcacagtggctcacgcctgtaatcccagcactttgggaggccaaggcgggcagatcacaaggtcaggagatggagaccatcctggccaacatggtgaaaccccaactctactaaaaatacaaaacttagctgggcatggtggcacgtgcctgtagtcccagctactcgggaggctgaggcaggcaaatcgcctgaaccagggagtcggaggttgcagtgagccgaaatcacgccactgcactccagcctggtgacaaagcgagactctgtctcaaaaaaaaaaaaaaagactgtactAAACCAGATAAGGATATAAATATGTACACGCTTTTGCTATTAGTCCTCACCAGAAAATTCTTTGGTCATAAGAGCAGGACTTTCTTAGGTCAAAATGGCTGTCCTAACAGACACCATCTTGCTGTCACTCATGATTAACACCCAGCATCTGCCATCAAAGGCTCTGCCCACATCAAAAACTCTTCCTTACAAGACACCGACACCCCAGATAAAGCCAAAACACTCTCTTTGTCCACATTGCTCTCCTTGGACTGGTTTGATAACCACTTTCCCTATCCCCTTTTCTCCGAATGTTAAATGTTACTTTAATGTAAGATTTTTAatctataacatttatatattaaataaatatactatTGTGTACGGTTTACAATACTGACTGACTTGTGGAATGGCTTGACCCTGTGTGCCCATGGCTCTGACTACCAAGTAAACAGGGAGTACTACGGAAAATTGCTTCCTTGGGAACTCCATATAgcttttacaattaaaataaaacaataagtcTGATCTTGTGGAAAGACACAAATGTGCATGGACCTGCTTATGTCTGACCTTGCACTGTTCacatacaccattggtgggaatgcaaattagtatagccactatagAGAAGAGTAttgtgattcctcaaaaaattgaaaataggccgggcgcggtggctcacacctgtaatcccagcactttgggaggccaaggcgggtggatcacctgaggtcaggagttcgggatcagcccggccaacatggtgaaaccccgtctctactaaaaatactagccgggcatggtggcgggcgggtacctataatcccagatatttgggaggctgaggcaggagaatcgcttgaacccaggaggcagaagttgcagtgagcccagatcgcgccactgcactccagcctggcaacagagagagactccgtctcaaaaaaaaaaaaaaggtacagatGGTAATcatatatgtatactttatatcaaaaataaataattttttaaaaaattccagagGCTTTTCAAGTGAAACACAATCTTTTTTCCAAGCAGAAAACCTAAGTCCGAAGGAGGACTGATGCCCTCCTACCCACTTCTGGCCACCTCATCCCATACACTTACTTAGGGACTTATTTAGGGACAAGCAGAACATCCTTCTACACAGCTCAGTGCGTTTCCAGTCCCTGCAGCGCTCAGTAGCTAAGACTGGCCTCTCTATAAGTATTTTAGAGATTGAACCTAAAGAATGGCAATGATTACTAACATCTATAGAACTTTTTACGAAGTAACTTCGCTCTGTTCCTTCTTATCCTGTATGTTCAGGCCTGTTTCAGCTTGTAAGTAATACGGGAAGTGAACTTCACCTCCAGGATGATCTACTAAAAAGGAAGAGAGTCGCCCACACACTCCTCCTTCAGCTCAAAAATACAGACAAAGCGAAGCTCAGGAGACTCCGCTCGCACAAAACGCTTAAGATGGGATTCGAACCACCAAACACCCAACAGAAGTTCCCCATATGACTCACCGCGTGAGCCCACCTGGAGCCGCACACTCTCCGCAGCCTCAGCCAGCAGAGTGGCGCTAAACCTGCAGATACAAACTCCACCCTCAGCCAATCAAAACCCCCTCCCCTGCCGCCGGACCAATGAGGAGCAGCAGATGTGGTCGTCAGGCGTCGCCTCAATGCTTCCTGGGAGTTGTAGTTTAGAAGGCAGAGCGGAACTTAGAACCCGGGTTCCCCTCGGGTGATCCCGCCCCCTCGACTCCCCAGCCAATCAGTAGCATTAGTCTGGTTGGACGCTCTCTTTGCTTTTCCCCACGAGTGACCACGGCTAGATAGGCCGCCGGCCAGATGTGGCGGGGGAGAGCCGGGGCTTTGCTCCGGGTGTGGGGGTTTTGGCCGACAGGGGTTCCCAGAAGGAGACCGCTAAGCTGCGATGCTGCGTCGCAGGCGGCAAGCAATTATCCCAGCTGTTGGAACTGCGGCGGCCCATGGGGCCCCGGGCGGGAGGACAGGTTCTTCTGCCCACAGTGCCGAGCGCTGCAGGCACCTGACCCCACTCGAGACTACTTCAGCCTTATGGACTGGTACGAGCGACGGTTTCGGGAAACGGGCCCGGGCGAGAGAGACGTCGGGGTCTGGCGTGCGAGAGGGGAGGACGGATCTGGCTTGCGGAAGAGAAGGCGGGACTGATGGGGGGGCGGAGGTCTAGTGAGCAGGCGTGAGAGAAATGTCTTGATTTCTCAGGAGGAAATTGAGAGGCGGGGACTGAGGGAAGCAGCGTTGAGGTGTGGAGAAGGGAGACAAACGGGACTGGAGGGGCGGGCGCTGAAGTTAGAGGAAATAGGGGGGCCGAGGCTAGAGGGGAGGGAGATTTGAGGGGCGGTACCTacgggaaagggaaggagaagtcGAGGGGCGGAACTTGAGGAAAGGGTACTTgaggggcagggcctgggagACTGGAAGACTTTAATGAATAGGGTCAGAAAGGTTTAAAGTTGGGTTGATGTATTTAAGAAAGGACTGCAGAAGTGTGGTCCGAGATTAGGGAGTAAAGCTTGAAAAGCTTAATATTGTGGGCGAGGCCTGAGGGAAAAGTGAGAATTGGAGGGAGAGGGTCCAATAAATGGTTTTTCCCCCTGAGGCTGAGGATCTTGGAGAGACGGGGCAGTGTGGATAGAGCTGAACTGGTAAGGAAATAGGACAGACTCTGGGAGTAGAATATGAAAGGGGTTGAATTAAACCGGGAGAGACAGGGATGAAGGGACCTGGGCCGTGGAAAAGATAGGGTGGTATTAAAGAAAACATGATTCAGTCACACTTGTTCAAGTACCAGAAAAACTTTCTTCAAGACCATCTTGTAGAGGGGCCACTGCAATAGGGTCTTGCAGTTGGGGAGAGAGATTGGTCTCAACTCCAAAAACAGCATGGGCAGAAGGAAATTTGTAGCCAAGGAGCAGAGTAAACGGGATTCTGGCTAAACcgacctaacaggattcttgctgaagacaggccaggctGCTCAGACACCACCTAGGGGATAGTAGAGGATGAAGAATCTGATCAGAGATCTAGGATGATCAAAAATATGAGGATCGAGGATTCTAGCTAAACTGTCTTAGCAAGATTATTTGCcaaaactggattttacaagaAAGCATACATCTGGGCCTAGGAGAAGGTTCAGAAATCTGACTAAAGTTTGGCCAGGCAAAGAATCTTTGTCTGTGTAATTTAGGAATGTCCCTTTCCCTTAACTATGGGATCTGCCCCCACCAGTCACTGAACATGTATGAGAGGCTACAGTAACACTGATCTTTAAGTTCCTCAGGCATCCCCATGTTGCTCCCACCTCGAGGTCCTTGCTCTTGCGATTCTACCTGGATATCTCTTTCCTCTGATCTTTGATTACTCATCATCATTCAGATTTCAGTTCAGTGTCATCTCTTTGTCCACTGCATCTGCTACACTCTCTGACTCTGTTCTGTGTCCCTTCGTAGGACCTACAACTTTTTGAAATTATCTGTTTATATGTTATTGCATCTTCCCCATAAGAGCAAGAACCAGGCTCATGGTAGACAaacctttaaatatttgttgcataaaTTTAATCTCCCAATTTCCTTCCAGCAACCGTTCCTTCAGAGTTGATACTGTGAAGCTCCAGCACAGGTACCAGCAACTGCAGCGTCTTGTCCACCCAGATTTCTTCAGCCAGAGGTCTCAGGTAGCTTATTGGCCAACGCCAATAATCCCCAAATATGTGTGCACACTGAGTGGCAGTAGCCTTGTGGTTATGTGATTATCAGGGACCGAGCTGGAAAATCAGCTGTGTCTGCCCCATGGCAGTCTGACCCCAGCCTGGCAGACCCAGAGCTGCCATTCACTCACAGCTTTTGTCTGACTTCCCAGATAACTTAAAACCTATCAGCTGAATGTAAAGACACCTCATCCTACACCAGTTCTACTTAACCACTTCCTTAGGTGTCTGCCCATCAGAATATTATAAAACTTTGTGGgtccggtgcagtggctcatacctgtaatcccaacactttgggaggctgaggcaggcagatcacttgaagtcgggagttcgagaccagcctggccaacatggtgaaaccctgtctctactaaaaatacaaattagccttGTGCAGTgacacacgcttgtagtcccagctgcttgggaggctaaggcaggaggatcacttgaacacgggaggtggaggttgcagtgaactgagtttgcgccactgcacactccagtctggatgactctgtcaaaaaaaaaaaaacactttgtgaTTTGGATGGTAATAGTACTGTCTTCATCTCCACTAACAGACTGAAAAGGACTTCTCAGAGAAGCATTCGACCCTGGTGAATGATGCCTATAAGACCCTCCTGGCTCCACTGAGCAGAGGACTGTACCTTGTAAGGTGATTTCCCAACCCTTCTGTGCATGACGTCCTGATGCTCTTTATGGCGTAGGACAGCCGCGTCCCCTTTATTCAGCAGAAGAGTGCttgaggttgggcatggtggctcacacctgtaatcccagcactttaggaggctgagatggtcagatcacttcagcccaggagttcaagaccatcctgggcaacatgatgacaccccatttctacaaaaaatacaaaaattagctgggcatggtggcatacacctgtagtcccagctactctggaagctgaagcaggaggatcacttgagcccgagaggtcgaggctgtagtgagctgtgattgtactactgcaccctctcaaaaaaaaaaaaaaaaaaaaaaagtccagggacCCAGTAGTATTTAGCCTCAGAGCACAAGTATAATTTTCTCTGTGAATATTACTTGCCTcaactgcattttttaaattgtgattttcTAGCTTTTTTCTATGAATTTCAAGGATTTGATGATGGTAGCTTTT
This genomic interval carries:
- the HSCB gene encoding iron-sulfur cluster co-chaperone protein HscB isoform X3; this encodes MWRGRAGALLRVWGFWPTGVPRRRPLSCDAASQAASNYPSCWNCGGPWGPGREDRFFCPQCRALQAPDPTRDYFSLMDCNRSFRVDTVKLQHRYQQLQRLVHPDFFSQRSQTEKDFSEKHSTLVNDAYKTLLAPLSRGLYLLKLHGIEIPERTDYEMDRQFLMEIMEINEKLAEAESEAAMKEIESIVKGVMAYACNPSTLGS
- the HSCB gene encoding iron-sulfur cluster co-chaperone protein HscB isoform X1 — encoded protein: MWRGRAGALLRVWGFWPTGVPRRRPLSCDAASQAASNYPSCWNCGGPWGPGREDRFFCPQCRALQAPDPTRDYFSLMDCNRSFRVDTVKLQHRYQQLQRLVHPDFFSQRSQTEKDFSEKHSTLVNDAYKTLLAPLSRGLYLLKLHGIEIPERTDYEMDRQFLMEIMEINEKLAEAESEAAMKEIESIVKAKQKEFTDNVSSAFEQARAELSIHHCCFAAIPDPLLTSIPPDPAGCPLCS
- the HSCB gene encoding iron-sulfur cluster co-chaperone protein HscB isoform X2, with product MWRGRAGALLRVWGFWPTGVPRRRPLSCDAASQAASNYPSCWNCGGPWGPGREDRFFCPQCRALQAPDPTRDYFSLMDCNRSFRVDTVKLQHRYQQLQRLVHPDFFSQRSQTEKDFSEKHSTLVNDAYKTLLAPLSRGLYLLKLHGIEIPERTDYEMDRQFLMEIMEINEKLAEAESEAAMKEIESIVKAKQKEFTDNVSSAFEQDDFEEAKEILTKMRYFSNIEEKIKLKKIPL
- the HSCB gene encoding iron-sulfur cluster co-chaperone protein HscB isoform X4: MWRGRAGALLRVWGFWPTGVPRRRPLSCDAASQAASNYPSCWNCGGPWGPGREDRFFCPQCRALQAPDPTRDYFSLMDCNRSFRVDTVKLQHRYQQLQRLVHPDFFSQRSQTEKDFSEKHSTLVNDAYKTLLAPLSRGLYLVS